The DNA sequence GTGACCAGATCGCTGGGCGCTTGCGGCCAAACGGACAAGAAGGGAGAGGACAGCGTTGAAAACGATCGGGTTTATCGGCCTTGGCGTCATGGGGAAAAGCATGGCGCGCCACTTGCTGAAGGCGGGCTATCCGCTTCTAGCTTATACACGCACAAAAGAAAAGGCGGAAGACTTGCTTCAGGAAGGAGCAGTTTGGAAGGAAACGGTTGCTGATTTGGCGCGGGAGGCGGATGTCGTCATGACGATGGTTGGCGATCCTCATGATGTCGAGCAAGTGTATTTCGGCGAGGGCGGCATTTTGGAGAATGCGCGGCCGGGAACATATGTCATCGATATGACGACGTCAACGCCGACGCTCGCGCAATCGATTTACGAGGCGGCCAAGCAAAAGGGCATCCATGCTTTGGACGCCCCGGTGTCCGGCGGCGACATCGGCGCGCGCGAAGGAACGTTGACGATTATGGTCGGCGGTGATGAGGACGTCTTTTTGGCGTGCAAGCCGATTCTCGAGCGGCTTGGCACGAACATCGTGCGGCAAGGAGGAGCTGGAGCCGGCCAGCATACGAAAATGTGCAACCAAATTGCCATCGCCACCAATATGATCGGCGTTTGCGAGGCCATGGCGTATGCGAAGCGGGCTGGTCTTGATCCATTCAAAGTGTTGGAAAGCATCGCCAAAGGGGCAGCCGGCAGCTGGTCGCTGAGCAACTTGGCGCCGCGCATGTTGTCAGGAGATTTTGCTCCGGGGTTTTACGTCAAGCATTTCATTAAAGATATGAAAATTGCGCTTGAGGAAGCCGAGCGGATGAACTTGCCGCTGCCAGGCCTGGCGCTCGCCAAACAACTGTACGAAGAGTTGGCGCAAGCCGGTGAGGAAAACAGCGGCACGCAAGCGCTATACAAGCGGTATGTTAAGGCGTAATCGGGGCGGTTGTTCGCCCCTTTTTTATCTTCTCTGTCTTCTCAGCGAAGCAGGGGAGATGGGAAGCGCAAATCCGGATGTATTTATCGAAAAATATTGAATATTACCTCTGGTAGAGATATAGTAAAAATAGAAACAACATACCGACCGGTTAGTATAAAAGGGAGGGGAGCATATGGACTTTTCTTATTCACCAAAAGTGAAAGAGTTGATCAAAAAATTAAGCGCTTTCATGTAGGATTACATTTATCCGAACGAGAGGGTGTATGAGGAGCAGCTGAACGCACAAGAGTCGAGATGGTC is a window from the Geobacillus stearothermophilus ATCC 12980 genome containing:
- a CDS encoding NAD(P)-dependent oxidoreductase, with the translated sequence MKTIGFIGLGVMGKSMARHLLKAGYPLLAYTRTKEKAEDLLQEGAVWKETVADLAREADVVMTMVGDPHDVEQVYFGEGGILENARPGTYVIDMTTSTPTLAQSIYEAAKQKGIHALDAPVSGGDIGAREGTLTIMVGGDEDVFLACKPILERLGTNIVRQGGAGAGQHTKMCNQIAIATNMIGVCEAMAYAKRAGLDPFKVLESIAKGAAGSWSLSNLAPRMLSGDFAPGFYVKHFIKDMKIALEEAERMNLPLPGLALAKQLYEELAQAGEENSGTQALYKRYVKA